A single region of the Aeromonas hydrophila subsp. hydrophila ATCC 7966 genome encodes:
- the nadB gene encoding L-aspartate oxidase — translation MKASVEYLCDVLIIGSGAAGLSLALRLADQAKVLVLSKGPISEGATFYAQGGIAAVFDETDSIESHVSDTLNAGAGLCDPAVVEFTARNARESIQWLIQQGVPFDQEEDAEGESHYHLTREGGHSHRRIFHAADATGKAVQLTLIDQVRAHPNIQLMERFNAVDLITTRKLGLPGNRVLGAYVWNRNAEQVEVIRARFVALATGGASKVYQYTSNPDVSSGDGIAMAWRAGCRVANLEFNQFHPTSLFHPDDPNFLLTEALRGEGAYLRRPDGSRFMPEFDERAELAPRDIVARAIDHEMKRLGADCMYLDISHKPADFIIKHFPTIHERCLAVGIDITKEAMPIVPAAHYTCGGVMIDNNGQTDIPGLYAIGEVTYTGLHGANRMASNSLLECVVYAHQAGADILAKLPMSVEPPRLPVWDESKVEDSDELVVIQHNWHELRLMMWDYVGIVRTNKRLARAKRRIDLLKQEVQEYYAHFRVSNNLLELRNLLQVAELIVNCALQRKESRGLHYNLDYPDMQPDSKPTVLTPERD, via the coding sequence ATGAAAGCAAGTGTTGAATACCTTTGCGACGTACTGATCATTGGCAGCGGTGCCGCCGGTTTGTCTCTCGCATTGCGATTGGCAGACCAGGCCAAAGTCCTGGTTCTGAGCAAGGGGCCCATCAGTGAAGGGGCCACTTTCTATGCGCAAGGAGGCATCGCTGCCGTGTTCGACGAGACCGACAGCATCGAATCCCACGTGAGCGACACGCTCAACGCCGGGGCCGGGTTGTGTGACCCGGCCGTGGTGGAGTTCACCGCCCGCAACGCCCGCGAGTCCATCCAGTGGCTGATCCAGCAGGGGGTCCCCTTCGATCAGGAGGAGGACGCCGAGGGCGAATCCCACTATCACCTGACCCGCGAAGGGGGCCACAGCCATCGCCGCATCTTCCACGCGGCGGATGCCACCGGCAAGGCAGTGCAGCTCACCCTGATCGATCAGGTGCGCGCTCACCCCAACATCCAGCTGATGGAGCGCTTCAACGCGGTCGACCTCATCACCACCCGCAAGCTGGGTCTGCCGGGCAACCGGGTGCTGGGCGCCTATGTCTGGAACCGCAACGCCGAGCAGGTCGAGGTGATCCGTGCCCGCTTCGTAGCGCTGGCCACCGGTGGCGCCTCCAAGGTGTACCAGTACACCTCCAACCCGGACGTCAGCTCAGGTGACGGCATCGCCATGGCGTGGCGCGCCGGCTGCCGGGTGGCGAACCTGGAGTTCAACCAGTTCCACCCCACCAGCCTGTTCCACCCCGATGACCCCAACTTCCTGCTGACCGAAGCCCTGCGCGGTGAGGGGGCCTACCTGCGCCGTCCCGACGGCAGCCGCTTCATGCCGGAGTTTGACGAGCGGGCTGAGCTGGCGCCGCGGGACATAGTCGCCCGCGCCATCGACCACGAGATGAAGCGGCTCGGCGCCGATTGTATGTATCTGGACATCAGCCACAAGCCGGCCGACTTCATCATCAAGCACTTCCCGACCATCCATGAGCGCTGCCTCGCGGTCGGCATCGACATCACCAAGGAGGCGATGCCCATCGTCCCTGCCGCCCACTACACCTGCGGCGGCGTGATGATCGACAACAACGGCCAGACCGACATTCCCGGTCTCTACGCCATCGGCGAGGTGACCTACACCGGGCTGCATGGCGCCAACCGGATGGCCTCCAACTCCCTGCTCGAATGCGTGGTCTATGCCCATCAGGCGGGGGCCGACATTCTGGCCAAGCTGCCGATGAGCGTGGAGCCGCCCCGTCTGCCGGTGTGGGACGAGAGCAAGGTGGAAGATTCGGACGAACTGGTGGTGATCCAGCACAACTGGCACGAGCTGCGGCTGATGATGTGGGACTATGTGGGGATAGTGCGTACCAACAAACGCCTGGCCCGGGCCAAGCGCCGCATCGACCTGCTCAAGCAGGAGGTGCAGGAGTACTACGCCCACTTCCGGGTCTCCAACAACCTGCTGGAGCTGCGCAACCTGCTGCAGGTGGCCGAACTCATCGTCAACTGCGCCCTGCAACGCAAGGAGTCCCGCGGCCTGCACTACAACCTGGACTACCCGGACATGCAGCCGGACTCCAAGCCAACCGTGCTGACGCCGGAGCGGGACTAA
- a CDS encoding SoxR reducing system RseC family protein, whose amino-acid sequence MSEELATVVAIDGQHAWVECERRSACSGCHQQSNCGTGTVAKAFPLQAQRLRVALTIEVSVGQQVRLGIPQASILQGAALVYVLPLFCLLAGALLGQLWLAPLLSAGEGVTILSCLLGGLIGFSLVRYFSNRLDQGAYGPRMLGVVLPTRHLS is encoded by the coding sequence ATGAGCGAAGAGCTGGCAACCGTAGTGGCCATTGATGGACAACATGCCTGGGTGGAGTGCGAACGGCGCTCCGCCTGCAGCGGTTGTCATCAACAGTCCAACTGCGGCACCGGCACGGTAGCCAAGGCGTTTCCGTTGCAGGCGCAGCGGCTGCGGGTGGCGCTCACCATCGAGGTGAGCGTCGGCCAGCAGGTGAGGCTCGGTATCCCCCAGGCGAGCATTCTGCAGGGGGCTGCGCTGGTCTACGTGCTGCCGCTGTTCTGTCTGCTGGCGGGAGCCCTGCTGGGGCAACTCTGGCTGGCTCCCTTGCTGTCAGCCGGGGAGGGGGTCACCATCCTCAGTTGCCTGCTGGGCGGCCTTATCGGATTTTCACTGGTTCGTTACTTTTCCAACCGGCTCGATCAGGGGGCTTATGGTCCCCGCATGCTGGGTGTGGTCCTGCCCACCCGCCACCTCTCCTGA
- the recO gene encoding DNA repair protein RecO, which produces MLTPAFVIHSRPYRETSQLVEVFTQDSGRFTLVARGSRGPRSPLKGLLQPFTLLTIAWRGKGDLKNLTQVECPDHSLRLGGDRLFYGLYLNELVYYLLEAHTPFPEVFDAYARTIMALADGETPELPLRRFEFLLLQALGYAVDFEYAADDESPIQPELLYGFERELGFVACERAPDPRTLFLGAHLLAFAEGHFDSPPLLQAAKRFSRLALQPYLGRRQLKSRELFLKRRNSLG; this is translated from the coding sequence TTGCTGACCCCGGCTTTCGTCATCCACAGTCGGCCCTATCGGGAGACCAGCCAGCTGGTCGAGGTTTTCACCCAGGATAGTGGCCGTTTTACTCTGGTGGCTCGCGGTTCTCGCGGGCCACGCTCGCCTCTGAAGGGGCTGTTGCAACCCTTTACCCTGCTCACCATCGCCTGGCGCGGCAAGGGCGATCTCAAGAATCTCACCCAGGTGGAGTGCCCCGATCACTCCCTGCGGCTCGGCGGCGATCGCCTCTTCTACGGCCTCTATCTCAACGAGCTGGTCTACTACCTGCTGGAAGCGCACACCCCGTTCCCGGAAGTGTTTGACGCCTATGCCCGCACCATCATGGCGCTGGCCGACGGCGAGACGCCGGAGCTGCCGCTGCGCCGCTTCGAATTCCTGCTGCTGCAGGCGCTCGGCTACGCGGTGGACTTCGAATATGCCGCCGACGACGAGTCGCCGATCCAGCCCGAGCTGCTGTACGGCTTCGAGCGTGAATTGGGCTTTGTCGCTTGCGAGCGGGCGCCGGATCCCCGTACCCTGTTTCTCGGCGCGCACCTGCTGGCCTTTGCCGAGGGGCACTTCGACAGTCCGCCCCTGCTGCAGGCGGCCAAGCGTTTCAGCCGGCTGGCGCTGCAACCCTATCTGGGGCGGCGCCAGTTGAAGAGCCGGGAGCTGTTTTTAAAACGCCGTAATAGCTTGGGTTAA
- the era gene encoding GTPase Era, with the protein MTDTTYCGFVAIVGRPNVGKSTLLNKLLGQKVSITSKKPQTTRHRILGIDTEENYQTIYVDTPGLHIEEKRAINRLMNRAATSSLGDVAMVVFMVDGTHWTKDDEMVLGKLRHLKCPVVLAVNKIDNVKEKEDLLPHLEWLGQQMNFAHILPISAEKGTNVEKIREWAKDLLPENVHFFPEDYVTDRSSRFMASEIIREKLMRFTGEELPYSVTVEIERFKVEENGLYHIHGLILVERDGQKKMVIGNKGEKIKTIGTEARLDMERLFQNKVHLELWVKVKSGWADDERALRSLGYGDD; encoded by the coding sequence ATGACAGATACCACTTATTGCGGCTTTGTCGCCATCGTGGGCCGCCCCAACGTGGGCAAGTCCACCCTGCTCAACAAGCTGCTTGGCCAGAAGGTCAGCATCACCTCGAAGAAACCCCAGACCACCCGTCACCGGATTCTGGGGATCGACACCGAGGAGAACTACCAGACCATCTATGTCGATACACCGGGTCTGCACATCGAAGAGAAACGGGCCATCAACCGCCTGATGAACCGCGCCGCCACCAGTTCGCTGGGGGACGTGGCCATGGTGGTGTTCATGGTCGACGGGACTCACTGGACCAAGGACGACGAGATGGTGCTGGGCAAGTTGCGCCACCTCAAGTGCCCGGTGGTGCTGGCGGTCAACAAGATCGACAACGTCAAGGAGAAAGAGGATCTGCTGCCGCACCTCGAGTGGCTGGGCCAGCAGATGAACTTCGCCCACATCCTGCCCATCAGTGCCGAGAAGGGCACCAACGTGGAGAAGATCCGCGAGTGGGCCAAGGATCTGCTGCCGGAGAACGTCCACTTCTTCCCGGAAGACTACGTGACCGACCGCTCTTCCCGCTTCATGGCCTCCGAGATCATCCGCGAGAAGCTGATGCGCTTCACCGGTGAGGAGCTGCCCTACTCGGTGACGGTGGAGATCGAGCGCTTCAAGGTGGAAGAGAACGGCCTCTACCATATCCATGGCCTTATTCTGGTGGAGCGCGACGGCCAGAAGAAGATGGTCATCGGCAACAAGGGCGAGAAGATCAAGACCATCGGTACCGAGGCGCGCCTCGACATGGAGCGACTGTTCCAGAACAAGGTGCACCTGGAGTTGTGGGTCAAGGTCAAATCCGGTTGGGCTGACGACGAGCGCGCCCTGCGCAGTCTCGGCTACGGTGACGACTGA
- the lepB gene encoding signal peptidase I produces MASTFSLILVVVCAITGVIWCLDKMIWSKQRAAKIAVARAHGGAHLDEKTLAKVAPVPVWIEQTAGVFPVITLVLILRSFIFEPFQIPSGSMMPTLLVGDFILVEKFAYGLKDPVTNTKFLETGEPKRGDVVVFKYPLDTRVDYIKRVVGMPGDRVIYRNKELMIRPKCDEQEGKTCPGFQKLDVKFEQRGEFTQMGIPLDRYTEQLGEVSHETLRNPLMPDMVGRYYRQPGTYPDEWVVPEGQYFVMGDNRDNSTDSRFWGFVPEQNLVGKAVAIWISFEFEREEGSLLPGWVPTGVRFNRIGGIK; encoded by the coding sequence ATGGCAAGCACGTTTTCCCTGATCCTGGTGGTGGTCTGCGCGATCACCGGTGTTATCTGGTGTCTGGACAAGATGATCTGGTCCAAGCAGCGGGCCGCCAAGATTGCCGTGGCCCGTGCCCACGGCGGCGCCCATCTGGACGAGAAAACCCTGGCCAAGGTGGCACCGGTGCCGGTCTGGATCGAGCAGACCGCCGGGGTATTCCCGGTCATCACGCTGGTATTGATCCTGCGTTCGTTCATCTTTGAACCGTTCCAGATCCCGTCGGGCTCCATGATGCCCACCCTGCTGGTGGGCGACTTCATCCTGGTGGAGAAGTTTGCCTATGGCCTCAAGGATCCGGTGACCAACACCAAGTTCCTCGAGACCGGTGAGCCAAAACGCGGCGACGTGGTGGTGTTCAAGTATCCGCTGGATACCCGGGTGGACTACATCAAGCGGGTGGTCGGCATGCCGGGGGATCGGGTCATCTATCGCAACAAGGAGCTGATGATCCGGCCCAAGTGCGATGAGCAGGAAGGGAAAACGTGCCCGGGCTTCCAGAAGCTCGACGTCAAGTTTGAACAAAGGGGTGAATTTACCCAGATGGGGATCCCGCTTGACCGCTATACCGAGCAGCTGGGCGAGGTGTCTCACGAGACCCTGCGCAACCCGCTGATGCCCGATATGGTCGGCCGTTACTACCGCCAGCCCGGTACCTACCCAGACGAATGGGTGGTGCCGGAAGGCCAGTACTTCGTGATGGGTGACAACCGTGACAACAGTACCGACAGTCGTTTCTGGGGCTTCGTGCCCGAGCAGAACCTGGTCGGCAAGGCGGTCGCTATCTGGATAAGTTTTGAATTCGAGCGCGAAGAAGGCTCCCTGCTGCCAGGCTGGGTACCGACAGGGGTGCGCTTCAACCGCATTGGCGGAATCAAGTAA
- a CDS encoding MucB/RseB C-terminal domain-containing protein, translating to MRQSSRILLASLLLISAKASADDKSAEALLQQMQSAVSQQNFELSMVKARQGRLEPIRFSHGVIDGKEVAHLSYLDGKTIEYLQRQDEYTFFENTHEPYTLKGARFPGVWASLVRMPLPRVLESYDPVLAGRSRAAGLVAQVVRLVPKEADKYGFVLWIDEQSHLLVRVDMVDREGNLVEQVLGVDLDRLPAPAPWLVKLAGSKLPQALALEDAYPAPQQQLNWHLTWLPEGFKVLSRDRHQLVTTSLPVDYMMLSDGLVDLSVYVARVDPKQAVRQQLIRQGATSLVSYVNDVGVEITVVGEVPADTAKRIAESVQPLARNETVQ from the coding sequence GTGCGCCAGTCCAGCCGTATTTTGCTGGCCTCTCTCCTGCTGATCAGTGCCAAGGCCTCGGCCGACGACAAGTCGGCCGAGGCCTTGTTGCAGCAGATGCAGAGTGCCGTCTCGCAACAGAATTTTGAATTGTCCATGGTCAAGGCCCGGCAGGGGCGCCTCGAACCCATCCGCTTCAGCCACGGCGTGATCGATGGCAAGGAGGTGGCTCACCTCAGCTATCTCGATGGCAAGACCATCGAGTATCTGCAGCGCCAGGATGAGTACACCTTCTTCGAAAATACCCACGAACCTTACACCCTCAAGGGCGCTCGCTTCCCCGGTGTGTGGGCGAGCCTGGTCAGGATGCCGCTGCCACGGGTGCTGGAGAGCTATGACCCCGTGCTGGCCGGCCGCAGCCGGGCGGCCGGGTTGGTGGCTCAGGTCGTGCGGCTGGTACCCAAAGAGGCCGACAAGTACGGCTTCGTGCTCTGGATCGACGAGCAGAGCCACCTGCTGGTGCGGGTGGACATGGTGGATCGGGAGGGCAATCTGGTTGAACAGGTGCTGGGGGTGGATCTGGACAGGCTGCCTGCCCCGGCGCCCTGGCTGGTGAAGCTGGCTGGCAGCAAGCTGCCTCAGGCACTGGCACTGGAAGACGCCTACCCGGCACCGCAGCAACAGCTGAACTGGCACCTGACCTGGTTGCCGGAGGGGTTCAAGGTGCTCTCGCGGGATCGGCATCAGCTGGTCACCACCAGCCTGCCGGTGGATTACATGATGCTCTCCGACGGGCTGGTGGATCTCTCGGTCTACGTTGCCAGGGTCGACCCCAAGCAGGCGGTGCGCCAGCAGTTGATCCGCCAGGGGGCCACCTCGCTGGTGAGCTATGTCAATGACGTGGGGGTCGAGATCACTGTGGTGGGTGAGGTGCCGGCAGACACCGCGAAACGCATCGCCGAGTCGGTGCAACCGCTGGCTCGCAACGAGACCGTCCAGTAG
- a CDS encoding RseA family anti-sigma factor, producing the protein MATKEQLSALMDGDLSDVEVLNELGTDPALQDTWSRYHLIGDAMRGDLPVNLQLDLSDSIMAALEDEPTILAPKPVESKPAAPQPGTAKVVPFLRRAGQQVGQYAIAASVAAAVIFGVQQYQGQDGLPTNPVLNTIPVGGSASPVSVHYPQDGNRATARQQGLSEQQMQEQRERINAFLRDHQLQQRLLQDKQIQE; encoded by the coding sequence ATGGCAACTAAAGAGCAACTCTCGGCCCTGATGGACGGTGACTTGAGCGATGTTGAGGTTCTGAACGAGCTGGGAACGGATCCGGCTCTGCAAGACACCTGGTCTCGTTACCACCTGATTGGTGATGCCATGCGGGGGGACCTGCCGGTCAATCTGCAACTGGATCTGAGCGACAGCATCATGGCTGCGCTGGAAGATGAACCCACCATCCTGGCGCCCAAGCCGGTGGAGAGCAAACCTGCCGCACCGCAGCCGGGTACCGCCAAGGTCGTGCCGTTTCTGCGCCGTGCCGGTCAGCAGGTAGGGCAATACGCCATCGCGGCCTCGGTCGCTGCCGCCGTCATCTTCGGGGTGCAGCAATATCAGGGGCAGGATGGTCTGCCGACCAATCCGGTACTCAACACTATCCCCGTTGGTGGCAGTGCCTCACCGGTGAGCGTGCACTACCCGCAGGATGGCAACCGGGCCACTGCCCGTCAGCAAGGGCTGAGCGAGCAGCAGATGCAGGAGCAGCGCGAGCGCATCAATGCTTTCCTGCGTGACCACCAGTTGCAACAGCGTCTGCTGCAAGACAAGCAGATTCAGGAATAA
- the lepA gene encoding translation elongation factor 4 — translation MKHIRNFSIIAHIDHGKSTLSDRLIQTCGGLSDREMQAQVLDSMDLERERGITIKAQSVTLNYQAQDGNTYQLNFIDTPGHVDFSYEVSRSLAACEGALLVVDAGQGVEAQTLANCYTAMEMDLEVVPVLNKIDLPAAEPERVAEEIEDIVGIDAVDAVRCSAKTGLGVDLVLEEIVARIPAPEGDPDAPLQALIIDSWFDSYLGVVSLVRIKNGSLKKNDKIKVMSTGQVWGVDRIGIFTPKQVDTMGLGCGEVGWVVCGIKDIHGAPVGDTLTQAKNGAEKALAGFKKVKPQVYAGLFPISSDDYESFRDALDKLSLNDASLFFEPESSTALGFGFRCGFLGMLHMEIIQERLEREYDLDLITTAPTVVYEIELTDGTTIHIDSPAQMPVITSIKEMREPIAECHILLPQEYMGNVITLCIEKRGVQTNMVYHGKQVALTYEIPMAEVVLDFFDRLKSTSRGYASLDYGFKRFETSDMVRLDIMINGERVDALAIITHKENAQYRGRQVVEKMRELIPRQMFDIAIQAAIGNQIIARSTVKALRKDVTAKCYGGDVSRKKKLLNKQKEGKKRMKSLGRVDVPQEAFLAILHVGKD, via the coding sequence ATGAAACACATTCGTAACTTTTCGATTATTGCGCACATCGACCACGGTAAATCGACCCTGTCGGACCGTCTGATCCAGACTTGTGGCGGCCTGTCCGACCGCGAGATGCAGGCTCAGGTGCTTGACTCCATGGACCTGGAGCGCGAGCGCGGCATTACCATCAAAGCACAGAGTGTGACCCTGAACTACCAGGCACAAGACGGTAACACCTACCAGCTGAACTTTATCGACACCCCTGGCCACGTGGATTTCTCCTACGAGGTCTCCCGCTCGTTGGCGGCCTGTGAAGGGGCGCTGCTGGTGGTGGATGCCGGCCAGGGGGTTGAGGCACAGACTCTGGCCAACTGCTATACCGCCATGGAAATGGATCTGGAAGTGGTGCCAGTGCTGAACAAGATCGACCTGCCGGCCGCCGAGCCGGAACGGGTTGCCGAAGAGATCGAAGACATCGTCGGCATCGACGCGGTCGATGCGGTGCGCTGCTCCGCCAAGACCGGCCTGGGTGTTGACCTGGTGCTGGAAGAGATCGTGGCCCGGATCCCGGCGCCGGAAGGTGATCCGGATGCGCCGCTGCAGGCGCTGATCATCGACTCCTGGTTCGACTCCTATCTGGGCGTCGTGTCGCTGGTGCGGATCAAGAACGGTTCTCTCAAGAAGAACGACAAGATCAAGGTGATGAGCACCGGTCAGGTGTGGGGTGTCGATCGTATCGGTATCTTCACGCCCAAGCAGGTGGACACCATGGGGCTGGGTTGCGGCGAGGTAGGTTGGGTTGTCTGCGGTATCAAGGACATCCACGGCGCGCCGGTGGGCGATACCCTGACCCAGGCCAAGAACGGTGCCGAGAAGGCGCTGGCTGGCTTCAAGAAGGTGAAGCCGCAGGTGTATGCGGGCCTGTTCCCCATCTCCAGCGATGACTACGAGTCGTTCCGCGACGCCCTCGACAAGCTCTCCCTGAACGATGCTTCCCTGTTCTTCGAACCGGAGAGCTCCACTGCGCTGGGCTTCGGCTTCCGCTGCGGCTTCCTCGGCATGCTGCACATGGAGATCATCCAGGAGCGGCTGGAGCGTGAATACGATCTGGATCTGATCACCACGGCGCCGACCGTGGTCTACGAGATCGAGCTGACCGACGGTACCACCATCCACATCGACAGCCCGGCCCAGATGCCCGTCATCACCAGCATCAAGGAGATGCGCGAGCCGATCGCCGAGTGTCACATCCTGCTGCCGCAGGAGTACATGGGCAACGTGATCACCCTCTGTATCGAGAAGCGCGGCGTGCAGACCAACATGGTCTACCACGGCAAGCAGGTGGCGCTGACCTACGAGATCCCGATGGCGGAAGTGGTGCTCGACTTCTTCGACCGCCTGAAGTCCACCAGCCGCGGCTACGCCTCGCTGGACTACGGCTTCAAGCGCTTCGAGACCTCCGACATGGTCCGTCTGGACATCATGATCAACGGTGAGCGGGTCGACGCCCTGGCCATCATCACCCACAAGGAGAACGCCCAGTATCGCGGTCGCCAGGTGGTGGAGAAGATGCGCGAGCTGATCCCGCGCCAGATGTTCGATATCGCCATCCAGGCTGCCATCGGCAACCAGATCATCGCTCGCAGTACCGTCAAGGCGCTGCGCAAGGACGTGACCGCCAAGTGTTACGGTGGTGACGTGAGCCGGAAGAAGAAGCTGCTGAACAAGCAGAAAGAAGGTAAGAAGCGGATGAAGTCTCTGGGCCGTGTCGACGTGCCGCAGGAAGCTTTCCTCGCAATTCTCCACGTCGGAAAGGACTAA
- the rpoE gene encoding RNA polymerase sigma factor RpoE: MSDQNLLDEQLVERVQRGDKNAFNLLVKKYQHKVVNLVARYVNNPGDVPDVAQEAFIKAYRALPTFRGESAFYTWLYRIAVNTAKNYLTSQGRRPPSSDVEAEEAEYYGGGEALQEVATPENLTLTDEIKRTVFSAIEALPEDLRTAITLRELEGLSYEEIAEIMDCPVGTVRSRIFRAREAIDKKLQPLIEN, translated from the coding sequence ATGAGCGACCAGAATCTACTGGACGAACAGCTGGTTGAACGGGTCCAGCGTGGCGATAAAAATGCATTCAACCTGTTGGTAAAAAAATACCAGCACAAGGTGGTCAACCTGGTGGCCAGGTATGTCAACAACCCGGGCGATGTACCGGATGTGGCGCAGGAGGCATTCATCAAGGCCTACCGTGCGCTGCCGACATTCCGTGGCGAGAGCGCGTTTTACACCTGGTTGTACCGAATCGCCGTGAACACGGCCAAAAATTATCTGACCTCTCAAGGGCGCAGGCCGCCCAGCAGTGACGTAGAGGCGGAAGAGGCAGAATACTATGGTGGTGGCGAAGCCTTGCAAGAGGTGGCTACCCCGGAAAACCTGACGCTGACCGACGAGATCAAGCGCACCGTGTTTTCTGCCATAGAAGCTTTGCCGGAAGACTTGAGGACAGCTATCACCCTTCGCGAACTGGAAGGGCTGAGCTACGAAGAGATTGCCGAAATCATGGATTGTCCGGTGGGTACGGTGAGATCCCGTATCTTCCGGGCGAGGGAAGCAATCGATAAAAAGCTGCAACCTCTGATCGAGAATTAA
- the rnc gene encoding ribonuclease III, with translation MNIKMNRLQSRLGHVFQDQELLTRALTHRSAGSRHNERLEFLGDSILSLVIADDLFHRFPQAAEGDLSRMRATLVREKTLAELGREFDLGDHLILGPGELKSGGFRRESILADTVEAVIGAVYLDTNLETVRTLLLGWYASRLDEIKPGIEQKDPKTRLQEILQGSRKSLPTYTVTNVKGEAHNQEFTVQCDVEGLDGPLVGVGTSRRKAEQAAAQQALEKLS, from the coding sequence ATGAATATCAAGATGAACAGACTGCAGTCCCGTCTCGGGCATGTCTTTCAGGATCAAGAACTGCTGACCCGGGCGCTGACTCACCGCAGCGCCGGTTCCCGTCACAACGAACGACTGGAATTCTTGGGTGACTCCATTTTGAGTCTGGTGATTGCCGATGATCTCTTCCACCGCTTCCCGCAGGCGGCGGAAGGGGATCTCAGCCGCATGCGCGCCACCCTGGTGCGCGAGAAGACCCTGGCCGAACTGGGCCGGGAGTTCGACCTCGGGGATCACCTGATCCTCGGGCCGGGCGAGCTGAAAAGCGGCGGTTTTCGCCGTGAATCCATTCTGGCCGACACGGTCGAGGCGGTGATCGGTGCCGTCTATCTGGATACCAATCTTGAGACGGTACGGACGCTGCTGCTGGGCTGGTACGCCAGCCGCCTGGACGAGATCAAGCCGGGCATAGAGCAGAAGGATCCCAAGACCCGTCTGCAAGAAATTCTGCAGGGAAGCCGCAAATCCCTGCCGACCTACACAGTGACCAACGTCAAGGGCGAAGCCCACAACCAGGAGTTCACCGTCCAGTGTGACGTGGAAGGCCTGGATGGTCCGCTGGTCGGGGTCGGCACCAGCCGTCGCAAGGCCGAACAGGCCGCAGCGCAGCAAGCATTGGAAAAACTGTCATGA
- the pdxJ gene encoding pyridoxine 5'-phosphate synthase: MSEIYLGVNIDHIATLRNARGTQYPDPVQAAFVAEQAGADGITVHLREDRRHITDRDVEILRQTIQTRMNLEMAVTEEMIGIACRIQPHFVCLVPEKRTEVTTEGGLDVAGQLDKVTDAVARLSAVGAQVSLFIDADPLQIDAAAESGAPFIEIHTGRYADATTDAERNAEFKRIAAGASYAAGKGLKVNAGHGLHYHNVKAIAAIPELYELNIGHAIIGRAAFDGLAKAVSDMRLLMQEARQGI, translated from the coding sequence ATGAGTGAAATCTATCTGGGTGTGAACATCGATCACATCGCCACCCTGCGCAACGCCCGCGGCACCCAGTACCCGGATCCGGTGCAGGCCGCCTTTGTGGCCGAGCAGGCCGGTGCCGATGGCATCACTGTGCACCTGCGCGAAGATCGCCGCCACATCACCGACCGCGACGTGGAGATCCTGCGCCAGACCATCCAGACCAGAATGAACCTGGAGATGGCGGTGACCGAAGAGATGATCGGCATCGCCTGCCGCATCCAGCCCCACTTCGTCTGCCTGGTGCCGGAGAAGCGCACCGAGGTGACCACCGAGGGTGGCCTGGACGTGGCCGGCCAGCTGGACAAGGTGACTGACGCCGTGGCCCGCCTCTCTGCTGTCGGCGCTCAGGTATCCCTCTTCATCGATGCGGATCCGCTGCAGATCGATGCCGCCGCCGAGAGCGGCGCCCCCTTCATCGAGATCCACACCGGTCGTTACGCCGATGCCACCACGGATGCGGAGCGCAACGCCGAGTTCAAGCGCATTGCCGCCGGTGCCTCCTATGCCGCCGGCAAGGGCTTGAAGGTCAATGCCGGCCACGGCCTGCACTACCACAACGTCAAGGCCATCGCCGCCATCCCCGAGCTCTATGAGCTCAATATCGGCCACGCCATCATCGGCCGCGCCGCCTTCGACGGCCTGGCCAAGGCGGTCAGCGACATGCGCCTGCTGATGCAGGAAGCCCGTCAGGGGATCTGA